One stretch of Rhizobium rhizoryzae DNA includes these proteins:
- a CDS encoding D-alanyl-D-alanine carboxypeptidase family protein encodes MLSLVLSTCIASTQALANPKIVVDVRSGRVISHQDAFRKWYPASLTKLMTIYVTFKAIKSGKVAMDTPVVFSKKAADQPPSKLFLKPGSSMTLDAALKILMVKSANDVAVAVAETVGGSNDQFVAMMNAQAQQLGMRSSRFVNPHGLPGQGQYTTARDLAVLTLQLKRDFPEYQSYFSLEGVTTGAKEYPNFNMLIGRFDGADGMKTGFICASGFNQVSSATRNGRSVISVVLGSDSLGGRADDSAELLQAGLTAPANEGVPLASLAPYGPDQDQVVDISAQICNPKAAKVRSEGRDDAGRMVLHSPYVHEMTRPPQFTFAGVVPVVEPEKPAKGAKGQPASVPVPIPRPAAL; translated from the coding sequence ATGCTGTCGCTGGTTCTCTCGACCTGCATTGCCAGCACGCAGGCGCTCGCCAACCCCAAGATCGTGGTGGATGTGCGCAGTGGCCGCGTGATCTCGCATCAGGATGCTTTCCGAAAATGGTATCCCGCTTCGCTGACCAAGCTGATGACGATCTATGTCACCTTCAAGGCCATCAAGTCGGGCAAGGTGGCCATGGATACCCCAGTCGTCTTCAGCAAGAAGGCGGCGGACCAACCGCCCAGCAAGCTGTTTCTGAAGCCGGGGTCATCCATGACGCTGGATGCGGCGCTGAAGATCCTGATGGTGAAGTCGGCCAATGACGTCGCGGTCGCGGTTGCGGAAACCGTCGGTGGTTCCAACGATCAGTTCGTCGCCATGATGAACGCGCAGGCACAACAACTGGGCATGCGTTCAAGCCGCTTCGTCAATCCGCACGGACTTCCCGGTCAGGGCCAGTACACGACGGCGCGCGACCTTGCTGTGCTGACGCTGCAGTTGAAGCGCGATTTTCCGGAATACCAGAGCTATTTCTCGCTGGAAGGTGTGACGACCGGTGCCAAGGAATATCCGAACTTCAACATGCTGATTGGCCGTTTTGACGGTGCCGACGGTATGAAGACAGGCTTCATCTGTGCATCGGGCTTCAATCAGGTCTCGTCCGCCACCCGCAATGGCCGCAGCGTGATCTCGGTCGTGCTGGGATCCGACAGTCTGGGAGGACGGGCTGACGATTCCGCCGAGCTTTTGCAGGCGGGGCTGACGGCGCCTGCCAACGAGGGGGTGCCGCTGGCATCGCTTGCTCCCTATGGGCCGGATCAGGATCAGGTTGTGGACATCAGTGCGCAAATCTGCAATCCGAAGGCGGCAAAGGTGCGCAGTGAAGGGCGTGATGATGCCGGTCGCATGGTTCTGCATTCGCCCTATGTGCACGAGATGACACGTCCGCCGCAGTTCACTTTTGCAGGCGTTGTGCCAGTCGTGGAGCCCGAGAAGCCTGCAAAAGGCGCGAAGGGTCAGCCTGCCAGCGTACCTGTTCCCATTCCCCGTCCAGCCGCGCTGTGA
- a CDS encoding L,D-transpeptidase family protein — protein MRLKHIAYILLMATALAGCNDTIDTATIDLSKVKNKTEQPLPDRLVAEMQKRNMPRNSPIMIRVFKEEGKMEIWKARADNRFEKITDYDICAWSGKLGPKVKEGDRQAPEGFYNLTPAHLNPNSKYYLAINTGFPNRYDAANGRTGSNLMIHGACSSSGCYSMTDAQILEIYAFARDAFKGGQSSVQLQAFPFRMTAENMARHRTSENYDFWKMLKVGYDNFEVTKRPPDVGVCGKKYVFNQEMQGTPSAGAACPPMSTPPALSAALSAYEKQYELAYAKAVEKLDGMVWYEPTEAERKAVVADKRKGKDIAYAPTGTSLAAGKLVKQEEFDVLMAARLNKAAKPAPGTMLASAQPGGAAAKQGRVTMTGSVPGQRSTMSVASAMGTGTAPQVAGPIAVSAPANAPSNAQFASMQKQPGAGQSSGNAAARSAGQVPVPAQNPMAYASVQQTATQEDAKKPFWKFW, from the coding sequence ATGCGCTTGAAACATATCGCCTACATTCTCCTGATGGCCACCGCGCTGGCTGGTTGTAACGATACGATCGATACGGCCACCATTGACCTGTCGAAGGTCAAGAACAAGACGGAGCAGCCTCTGCCCGACCGCCTCGTTGCGGAAATGCAGAAGCGCAACATGCCGCGCAATTCTCCCATCATGATTCGTGTCTTCAAGGAAGAAGGCAAGATGGAGATCTGGAAGGCGCGCGCCGACAACCGCTTCGAGAAGATCACCGATTACGACATCTGTGCCTGGTCCGGCAAGCTGGGCCCCAAGGTGAAGGAAGGCGACCGGCAGGCGCCCGAAGGTTTCTACAACCTGACGCCTGCGCATCTGAATCCGAATTCCAAATACTATCTCGCGATCAATACCGGCTTCCCGAACCGTTACGATGCAGCCAATGGCCGCACCGGTTCCAACCTCATGATCCACGGCGCCTGCTCGTCTTCAGGCTGCTATTCAATGACCGATGCGCAGATCCTCGAGATCTACGCCTTCGCGCGCGATGCCTTCAAGGGCGGCCAGTCCAGCGTGCAGTTGCAGGCCTTCCCCTTCCGCATGACGGCGGAAAACATGGCGCGGCATCGCACCAGCGAGAATTATGATTTCTGGAAGATGCTGAAGGTTGGCTACGACAATTTCGAGGTGACCAAGCGTCCGCCGGACGTGGGCGTCTGCGGCAAGAAATACGTCTTCAACCAGGAAATGCAGGGAACGCCGTCTGCCGGTGCCGCCTGCCCGCCAATGTCGACCCCGCCTGCCCTGTCTGCGGCATTGTCGGCTTACGAAAAGCAGTATGAACTGGCCTATGCCAAGGCGGTCGAAAAGCTTGACGGCATGGTGTGGTACGAGCCGACGGAAGCAGAACGCAAGGCCGTGGTTGCAGACAAGCGCAAGGGCAAGGATATCGCCTATGCGCCGACCGGCACATCGCTTGCGGCCGGAAAGCTGGTCAAGCAGGAAGAGTTTGATGTGCTGATGGCCGCTCGCCTGAACAAGGCAGCCAAGCCTGCACCGGGCACGATGCTTGCTTCTGCCCAGCCGGGCGGGGCTGCAGCAAAGCAGGGCCGCGTGACGATGACCGGTTCGGTTCCCGGCCAGCGCTCCACCATGAGCGTAGCGAGCGCCATGGGCACCGGAACTGCACCGCAAGTGGCAGGCCCGATAGCGGTCAGCGCACCGGCAAACGCACCGTCTAACGCACAGTTTGCCTCCATGCAGAAGCAGCCGGGTGCCGGACAATCGTCTGGTAACGCCGCCGCCAGGTCCGCAGGCCAGGTGCCGGTTCCAGCTCAGAACCCGATGGCCTATGCCTCGGTTCAGCAGACGGCCACGCAGGAAGACGCCAAGAAGCCGTTCTGGAAGTTCTGGTAA
- a CDS encoding M20 aminoacylase family protein, which yields MPVLNRAAELQHEVTEWRRHIHENPGILYEVEETAAFVEAQLRAFGVDEIVTGLGRTGVVGIIRGRHTGDGVIGLRADMDALPLEEITGKPYASKLPGKMHACGHDGHTAMLLGAAKYLAETRNFAGSVALIFQPAEEGGRGALAMVEDGMMERFGIREVYGMHNMPGMPLGTFAIRKGGIMAAPDKFSIKITGRGGHAAEPHRTADPIVIGSQIVNGLQMIAARNANPLRSVVVSITQFHAGTTHNIIPEEAYLTGTVRSLDEQVRDLAEKRIRQIAEGIAVASDAIAEVDYERSCPVTVNHPEETVHAARAAIDIVGETNVNTEVDPSMAGEDFAFMLQARPGAYIMIGNGDTAALHNPAYDFNDEAIAYGISYWVKLTEQRLAA from the coding sequence ATGCCCGTTCTCAATAGAGCAGCCGAACTGCAGCACGAAGTTACCGAATGGCGCCGCCATATTCATGAAAATCCTGGCATTCTTTATGAGGTCGAGGAAACTGCGGCTTTCGTGGAAGCCCAGCTTCGGGCATTCGGCGTTGACGAGATTGTGACAGGCCTGGGACGCACCGGCGTCGTGGGAATCATTCGCGGGCGTCATACCGGTGACGGCGTGATCGGGCTCCGAGCCGACATGGATGCGCTGCCGCTGGAGGAAATTACCGGCAAACCCTATGCATCGAAACTGCCCGGCAAGATGCACGCCTGCGGTCACGATGGACATACGGCCATGCTGCTGGGAGCGGCCAAATATCTGGCAGAGACCCGCAACTTCGCAGGCTCTGTCGCTCTCATCTTCCAGCCTGCCGAGGAAGGCGGCCGTGGCGCGCTGGCCATGGTCGAGGACGGCATGATGGAGCGCTTCGGCATTCGGGAAGTCTATGGCATGCACAATATGCCGGGCATGCCGCTTGGAACCTTCGCAATCCGCAAGGGTGGCATCATGGCGGCCCCGGACAAGTTTTCGATCAAGATCACCGGCCGCGGCGGTCACGCGGCAGAGCCCCATCGCACGGCGGATCCGATCGTGATCGGATCGCAGATCGTCAATGGCTTGCAGATGATCGCGGCACGCAATGCCAATCCCCTGCGCTCTGTCGTGGTTTCCATCACGCAGTTCCATGCCGGAACCACGCACAACATCATCCCCGAGGAAGCCTATCTCACCGGAACCGTTCGCAGCCTGGACGAGCAGGTACGTGATCTTGCCGAAAAGCGGATCCGCCAGATCGCGGAAGGTATCGCGGTCGCCAGTGATGCGATTGCCGAGGTTGACTACGAGCGTTCATGCCCTGTGACGGTCAACCATCCGGAAGAGACCGTCCATGCCGCGCGGGCGGCAATCGATATCGTCGGCGAGACGAATGTGAACACGGAAGTCGATCCCAGCATGGCGGGCGAGGACTTCGCCTTCATGCTGCAGGCCCGTCCTGGCGCCTATATCATGATCGGCAATGGCGA
- a CDS encoding sulfurtransferase TusA family protein has product MPGEIYDLRGLKCPLPVLKARKKLLRMTSGSELIVDTTDPLAGIDIPHFCREDGHILLSTERTEGGHRFIIRKA; this is encoded by the coding sequence ATGCCGGGAGAGATCTACGATCTGCGCGGGCTGAAATGCCCGCTCCCGGTTCTCAAGGCCCGCAAGAAACTCTTACGCATGACAAGTGGCAGCGAACTCATCGTTGACACCACGGATCCCTTGGCCGGGATCGACATCCCGCATTTCTGCCGCGAAGACGGTCACATCCTGCTCTCGACCGAGCGGACCGAGGGCGGCCATCGCTTCATTATCCGCAAGGCCTGA
- a CDS encoding CobW family GTP-binding protein translates to MSSPRQPIPVSILTGFLGAGKSTLLNRILKDPAASDTAVIINEFGEVGIDNFLVESSGDTLLELSNGCLCCTVRGELVETLASLVDQIQTGRLKPIRRVVIETTGLADPAPVMQAVMGNPVIAQSFSLDGVVTVVDAVHGVSTIQRHPEAVKQVAVADRLVLTKKTLADAAAISAVLRRLNDLNPRAQILDGDLPAASTIDLLVNGLYDPESKVPDVARWLQEEREHGDEHHDHHEHEHDHDHDHDHGDHAHEHGHGHEHGHGHHHHHDVNRHGADIRSFSILHDEPIDPLAVEMFVDLLRSAHGDKLLRMKAIVQLSDNPERPLVLHGVQSIFHPPQRLAGWPEGAERRTRMVLITQGLPEEFVQDLFAAFTGQPKIDRPDRAALEDNPLAVPGMRF, encoded by the coding sequence ATGTCCTCCCCGCGTCAACCTATTCCGGTCTCCATTCTCACAGGGTTTCTCGGCGCGGGAAAATCCACGCTGCTGAATCGTATCCTGAAGGATCCGGCTGCGTCCGATACGGCCGTCATCATCAACGAGTTCGGCGAAGTCGGTATCGACAACTTCCTGGTGGAGTCTTCGGGCGATACGCTGCTTGAACTGTCGAACGGATGCCTTTGCTGCACGGTGCGCGGTGAACTGGTGGAAACGCTGGCCTCGCTGGTGGATCAGATTCAGACCGGTCGCCTGAAGCCTATCCGCCGCGTCGTGATCGAAACGACTGGTCTTGCCGATCCCGCCCCCGTCATGCAGGCGGTCATGGGCAATCCCGTCATCGCGCAAAGCTTCAGCCTTGATGGTGTCGTGACCGTTGTGGATGCGGTGCATGGCGTTTCCACGATCCAGCGCCATCCCGAGGCGGTGAAGCAGGTGGCGGTCGCCGACCGGCTCGTTCTGACCAAGAAGACGCTCGCGGATGCTGCGGCCATTTCTGCTGTTCTGCGCCGTCTGAACGATCTCAATCCACGGGCGCAGATTCTCGATGGCGATCTGCCAGCCGCAAGCACCATCGATCTCCTCGTCAACGGCCTCTACGATCCCGAAAGCAAGGTGCCGGATGTTGCCCGCTGGCTGCAGGAGGAGCGGGAGCACGGCGACGAGCATCATGACCACCACGAGCATGAGCACGACCACGACCACGATCACGATCATGGTGATCACGCTCATGAGCACGGGCACGGCCATGAACATGGCCACGGGCATCATCACCATCATGATGTGAACAGGCATGGCGCGGATATCCGCTCTTTCTCGATCCTCCATGATGAGCCGATCGACCCCCTAGCGGTTGAGATGTTCGTGGATCTGCTGCGCTCCGCGCATGGGGACAAACTCCTGCGCATGAAAGCCATCGTTCAGCTTTCCGACAATCCGGAGCGTCCGCTGGTCCTGCATGGCGTGCAGAGCATCTTTCATCCGCCGCAGCGGCTTGCCGGCTGGCCGGAAGGGGCAGAACGGCGCACGCGGATGGTCCTGATCACGCAAGGATTGCCGGAGGAATTCGTTCAGGATCTTTTCGCGGCCTTTACGGGCCAGCCGAAGATTGACCGGCCGGATCGCGCAGCGCTTGAGGATAATCCGCTTGCTGTGCCTGGAATGCGCTTCTGA